In a single window of the Campylobacter iguaniorum genome:
- a CDS encoding molybdopterin-guanine dinucleotide biosynthesis protein B, whose product MSKIAKTLIERGFKVAIAKHDPGDKARFDREGKDSFVFGSLGADVAVVSPNRTTILLRDGLFGGSERIGSASHDSKSEEFSPKFEECDADLKTLIAYFGEFDYLIVEGLKFIPLPRITVFRDEFDEKYLPFSDAYASNLDEFSDANKPKFGLDEIENIIKWIDNNAKKV is encoded by the coding sequence CTATCGCCAAGCACGATCCAGGAGATAAAGCTAGATTTGACCGTGAGGGCAAGGATAGTTTTGTCTTTGGCTCACTTGGTGCAGACGTCGCAGTAGTCAGCCCAAACCGCACTACTATCTTGCTACGAGATGGGCTTTTTGGTGGGAGTGAGCGTATCGGCTCAGCTTCTCACGACTCTAAAAGCGAGGAATTTTCGCCTAAATTTGAAGAGTGCGATGCTGATTTAAAGACGCTTATAGCTTATTTTGGTGAGTTTGATTATTTAATAGTTGAGGGGCTTAAATTTATTCCGTTGCCACGAATCACGGTTTTTAGAGATGAGTTTGATGAAAAGTATCTGCCATTTAGCGATGCTTACGCTTCAAATTTAGATGAGTTTAGCGACGCAAATAAGCCTAAATTTGGGCTTGATGAGATTGAAAATATAATAAAATGGATAGACAATAACGCAAAAAAGGTATAA